In a single window of the Pongo abelii isolate AG06213 chromosome 1, NHGRI_mPonAbe1-v2.0_pri, whole genome shotgun sequence genome:
- the GSTM5 gene encoding glutathione S-transferase Mu 5 isoform X1 — protein sequence MPMTLGYWDIRGLAHAIRLLLEYTDSSYEEKKYTMGDAPDYDRSQWLNEKFKLGLDFPNLPYLIDGTHKITQSNAILRYISRKHNLCGETEEEKIRVDMLENQLMDSRMELNRMQLVMICYNPEFEKLKPKYLEELPEKLKLYSEFLGKWPWFAGDKITFVDFLAYDVLDVKRIFEPKCLDAFPNLKDFISRFEGLKKISAYMKSSQFFRGLLFGKSATWNSK from the exons ATGCCCATGACTCTGGGGTACTGGGACATCCGCGGG CTGGCCCACGCCATCCGCCTGCTCCTGGAATACACAGACTCAAGCTATGAGGAAAAGAAGTACACGATGGGAGACG CTCCTGACTATGACAGAAGCCAGTGGCTGAATGAAAAATTCAAGCTGGGCCTGGACTTTCCCAAT CTGCCCTACTTGATTGATGGGACTCATAAGATCACTCAGAGCAACGCCATCCTACGGTACATTTCCCGCAAGCACAACCTGT GTggggagacagaagaggagaagatTCGTGTGGACATGTTGGAGAACCAGCTTATGGACAGCCGCATGGAGCTG AACCGGATGCAACTGGTCATGATCTGCTACAACCCAGAATTT GAGAAACTGAAGCCAAAGTACTTGGAGGAACTCCCTGAAAAGCTAAAGCTCTACTCAGAGTTTCTGGGGAAGTGGCCATGGTTTGCAGGAGACAAG ATCACCTTTGTGGATTTCCTTGCCTATGATGTCCTTGACGTGAAGCGTATATTTGAGCCCAAGTGCTTGGATGCCTTCCCAAACTTGAAGGACTTCATCTCCCGCTTTGAG GGTTTGAAGAAGATCTCTGCCTACATGAAGTCCAGCCAATTTTTCCGAGGTCTTTTGTTTGGAAAGTCAGCTACGTGGAACAGCAAATAG
- the GSTM5 gene encoding glutathione S-transferase Mu 5 (The RefSeq protein has 1 substitution compared to this genomic sequence): MPMTLGYWDIRGLAHAIRLLLEYTDSSYEEKKYTMGDAPDYDRSQWLNEKFKLGLDFPNLPYLIDGTHKITQSNAILRYISRKHNLCGETEEEKIRVDMLENQLMDSRMELVRLCNDPDFEKLKPKYLEELPEKLKLYSEFLGKRPWFAGDKITFVDFLAYDVLDVKRIFEPKCLDAFPNLKDFISRFEGLKKISAYMKSSQFFRGLLFGKSATWNSK; this comes from the exons ATGCCCATGACTCTGGGGTACTGGGACATCCGCGGG CTGGCCCACGCCATCCGCCTGCTCCTGGAATACACAGACTCAAGCTATGAGGAAAAGAAGTACACGATGGGAGACG CTCCTGACTATGACAGAAGCCAGTGGCTGAATGAAAAATTCAAGCTGGGCCTGGACTTTCCCAAT CTGCCCTACTTGATTGATGGGACTCATAAGATCACTCAGAGCAACGCCATCCTACGGTACATTTCCCGCAAGCACAACCTGT GTggggagacagaagaggagaagatTCGTGTGGACATGTTGGAGAACCAGCTTATGGACAGCCGCATGGAGCTGGTCAGACTCTGCAATGACCCAGATTTC GAGAAACTGAAGCCAAAGTACTTGGAGGAACTCCCTGAAAAGCTAAAGCTCTACTCAGAGTTTCTGGGGAAGTGGCCATGGTTTGCAGGAGACAAG ATCACCTTTGTGGATTTCCTTGCCTATGATGTCCTTGACGTGAAGCGTATATTTGAGCCCAAGTGCTTGGATGCCTTCCCAAACTTGAAGGACTTCATCTCCCGCTTTGAG GGTTTGAAGAAGATCTCTGCCTACATGAAGTCCAGCCAATTTTTCCGAGGTCTTTTGTTTGGAAAGTCAGCTACGTGGAACAGCAAATAG
- the GSTM1 gene encoding glutathione S-transferase Mu 1 isoform X3 codes for MPMTLGYWDIRGLAHAIRLLLEYTDSSYEEKKYTMGDAPDYDRSQWLNEKFKLGLDFPNLPYLIDGAHKITQSNAILRYIARKHNLCECGETEEEKIRVDILENQTMDNHMQLGMICYNPEFEKLKPKYLEELPEKLKLYSEFLGKQPWFAGNKITFADFLVYDVLDLHRIFEPKCLDAFPNLKDFISRFEVVHVSANESQSMNLLVRESPV; via the exons ATGCCCATGACACTGGGATACTGGGACATCCGCGGG CTGGCCCACGCCATTCGCCTGCTCCTGGAATACACAGACTCAAGCTATGAGGAAAAGAAGTACACAATGGGGGACG CTCCTGACTATGACAGAAGCCAGTGGCTGAATGAAAAATTCAAGCTGGGCCTGGACTTTCCCAAT CTGCCCTACTTGATTGATGGGGCTCACAAGATCACCCAGAGCAATGCCATCCTGCGCTACATTGCCCGCAAGCACAAcctgtgtgagt GTggggagacagaagaggagaagatTCGTGTGGACATTTTGGAGAACCAGACCATGGACAACCATATGCAGCTGGGCATGATCTGCTACAACCCAGAATTT GAGAAACTGAAGCCAAAGTACTTGGAGGAACTCCCTGAAAAGCTAAAGCTCTACTCAGAGTTTCTGGGGAAGCAGCCATGGTTTGCAGGAAACAAG ATCACTTTTGCAGATTTCCTCGTATATGATGTACTTGACCTCCACCGTATATTTGAGCCCAAGTGCTTGGACGCCTTCCCAAACCTGAAGGACTTCATCTCCCGCTTTGAG GTTGTGCATGTTTCTGCCAATGAATCACAGTCTATGAATCTACTTGTTCGTGAATCTCCTGTATAA
- the GSTM1 gene encoding glutathione S-transferase Mu 1 isoform X4, which produces MPMTLGYWDIRGLAHAIRLLLEYTDSSYEEKKYTMGDAPDYDRSQWLNEKFKLGLDFPNLPYLIDGAHKITQSNAILRYIARKHNLCGETEEEKIRVDILENQTMDNHMQLGMICYNPEFEKLKPKYLEELPEKLKLYSEFLGKQPWFAGNKITFADFLVYDVLDLHRIFEPKCLDAFPNLKDFISRFEVVHVSANESQSMNLLVRESPV; this is translated from the exons ATGCCCATGACACTGGGATACTGGGACATCCGCGGG CTGGCCCACGCCATTCGCCTGCTCCTGGAATACACAGACTCAAGCTATGAGGAAAAGAAGTACACAATGGGGGACG CTCCTGACTATGACAGAAGCCAGTGGCTGAATGAAAAATTCAAGCTGGGCCTGGACTTTCCCAAT CTGCCCTACTTGATTGATGGGGCTCACAAGATCACCCAGAGCAATGCCATCCTGCGCTACATTGCCCGCAAGCACAAcctgt GTggggagacagaagaggagaagatTCGTGTGGACATTTTGGAGAACCAGACCATGGACAACCATATGCAGCTGGGCATGATCTGCTACAACCCAGAATTT GAGAAACTGAAGCCAAAGTACTTGGAGGAACTCCCTGAAAAGCTAAAGCTCTACTCAGAGTTTCTGGGGAAGCAGCCATGGTTTGCAGGAAACAAG ATCACTTTTGCAGATTTCCTCGTATATGATGTACTTGACCTCCACCGTATATTTGAGCCCAAGTGCTTGGACGCCTTCCCAAACCTGAAGGACTTCATCTCCCGCTTTGAG GTTGTGCATGTTTCTGCCAATGAATCACAGTCTATGAATCTACTTGTTCGTGAATCTCCTGTATAA
- the GSTM1 gene encoding glutathione S-transferase Mu 1 isoform X1 produces MPMTLGYWDIRGLAHAIRLLLEYTDSSYEEKKYTMGDAPDYDRSQWLNEKFKLGLDFPNLPYLIDGAHKITQSNAILRYIARKHNLCECGETEEEKIRVDILENQTMDNHMQLGMICYNPEFEKLKPKYLEELPEKLKLYSEFLGKQPWFAGNKITFADFLVYDVLDLHRIFEPKCLDAFPNLKDFISRFEGLEKISAYMKSSRFLPRPVFTKMAVWGNK; encoded by the exons ATGCCCATGACACTGGGATACTGGGACATCCGCGGG CTGGCCCACGCCATTCGCCTGCTCCTGGAATACACAGACTCAAGCTATGAGGAAAAGAAGTACACAATGGGGGACG CTCCTGACTATGACAGAAGCCAGTGGCTGAATGAAAAATTCAAGCTGGGCCTGGACTTTCCCAAT CTGCCCTACTTGATTGATGGGGCTCACAAGATCACCCAGAGCAATGCCATCCTGCGCTACATTGCCCGCAAGCACAAcctgtgtgagt GTggggagacagaagaggagaagatTCGTGTGGACATTTTGGAGAACCAGACCATGGACAACCATATGCAGCTGGGCATGATCTGCTACAACCCAGAATTT GAGAAACTGAAGCCAAAGTACTTGGAGGAACTCCCTGAAAAGCTAAAGCTCTACTCAGAGTTTCTGGGGAAGCAGCCATGGTTTGCAGGAAACAAG ATCACTTTTGCAGATTTCCTCGTATATGATGTACTTGACCTCCACCGTATATTTGAGCCCAAGTGCTTGGACGCCTTCCCAAACCTGAAGGACTTCATCTCCCGCTTTGAG GGCTTGGAGAAGATCTCTGCCTACATGAAGTCCAGTCGCTTCCTCCCAAGACCTGTGTTCACAAAGATGGCTGTCTGGGGCAACAAGTAG
- the GSTM1 gene encoding glutathione S-transferase Mu 1 isoform X2 has product MPMTLGYWDIRGLAHAIRLLLEYTDSSYEEKKYTMGDAPDYDRSQWLNEKFKLGLDFPNLPYLIDGAHKITQSNAILRYIARKHNLCGETEEEKIRVDILENQTMDNHMQLGMICYNPEFEKLKPKYLEELPEKLKLYSEFLGKQPWFAGNKITFADFLVYDVLDLHRIFEPKCLDAFPNLKDFISRFEGLEKISAYMKSSRFLPRPVFTKMAVWGNK; this is encoded by the exons ATGCCCATGACACTGGGATACTGGGACATCCGCGGG CTGGCCCACGCCATTCGCCTGCTCCTGGAATACACAGACTCAAGCTATGAGGAAAAGAAGTACACAATGGGGGACG CTCCTGACTATGACAGAAGCCAGTGGCTGAATGAAAAATTCAAGCTGGGCCTGGACTTTCCCAAT CTGCCCTACTTGATTGATGGGGCTCACAAGATCACCCAGAGCAATGCCATCCTGCGCTACATTGCCCGCAAGCACAAcctgt GTggggagacagaagaggagaagatTCGTGTGGACATTTTGGAGAACCAGACCATGGACAACCATATGCAGCTGGGCATGATCTGCTACAACCCAGAATTT GAGAAACTGAAGCCAAAGTACTTGGAGGAACTCCCTGAAAAGCTAAAGCTCTACTCAGAGTTTCTGGGGAAGCAGCCATGGTTTGCAGGAAACAAG ATCACTTTTGCAGATTTCCTCGTATATGATGTACTTGACCTCCACCGTATATTTGAGCCCAAGTGCTTGGACGCCTTCCCAAACCTGAAGGACTTCATCTCCCGCTTTGAG GGCTTGGAGAAGATCTCTGCCTACATGAAGTCCAGTCGCTTCCTCCCAAGACCTGTGTTCACAAAGATGGCTGTCTGGGGCAACAAGTAG
- the GSTM1 gene encoding glutathione S-transferase Mu 1 (The RefSeq protein has 2 substitutions compared to this genomic sequence) has translation MPMTLGYWDIRGLAHAIRLLLEYTDSSYEEKKYTMGDAPDYDRSQWLNEKFKLGLDFPNLPYLIDGTHKITQSNAILCYIARKHNLCECGETEEEKIRVDILENQTMDNHMQLGMICYNPEFEKLKPKYLEELPEKLKLYSEFLGKQPWFAGNKITFADFLVYDVLDLHRIFEPKCLDAFPNLKDFISRFEGLEKISAYMKSSRFLPRPVFTKMAVWGNK, from the exons ATGCCCATGACACTGGGATACTGGGACATCCGCGGG CTGGCCCACGCCATTCGCCTGCTCCTGGAATACACAGACTCAAGCTATGAGGAAAAGAAGTACACAATGGGGGACG CTCCTGACTATGACAGAAGCCAGTGGCTGAATGAAAAATTCAAGCTGGGCCTGGACTTTCCCAAT CTGCCCTACTTGATTGATGGGGCTCACAAGATCACCCAGAGCAATGCCATCCTGCGCTACATTGCCCGCAAGCACAAcctgtgtgagt GTggggagacagaagaggagaagatTCGTGTGGACATTTTGGAGAACCAGACCATGGACAACCATATGCAGCTGGGCATGATCTGCTACAACCCAGAATTT GAGAAACTGAAGCCAAAGTACTTGGAGGAACTCCCTGAAAAGCTAAAGCTCTACTCAGAGTTTCTGGGGAAGCAGCCATGGTTTGCAGGAAACAAG ATCACTTTTGCAGATTTCCTCGTATATGATGTACTTGACCTCCACCGTATATTTGAGCCCAAGTGCTTGGACGCCTTCCCAAACCTGAAGGACTTCATCTCCCGCTTTGAG GGCTTGGAGAAGATCTCTGCCTACATGAAGTCCAGTCGCTTCCTCCCAAGACCTGTGTTCACAAAGATGGCTGTCTGGGGCAACAAGTAG